The Pyxidicoccus sp. MSG2 DNA segment CGGTCAATCTTGTCTCCCTCTCCCACGGACTCGTCGAAGGAGAAGAAGATTTCGGGCGACACGCGCAGGTTGACGGTGGACGTCACCTCGCGGCGCACGAAGCCCTTGGCGGCCTCCAGCCCCTTCTGCGTGTCAGCACGCTCCTGCTCGGTGCCAATCATCGAATAGAAGACCTTGGCCACGCGAAGGTCCGGAGAGACCTTCACGCCCGTAATCGTGATGTAGCCGATGCGCGGGTCCCTCAGCATGCCCCGGGCGAGCAGGTCGCCGATGGCCGCCTGGATTTCCTGTCCCACGCGCTCCGGTCGGGAATGCGTCGTCATTTCTTCTCCCAGTCTCGCGGATTGCGCAGGGTGCGGGCCCGGGCCCGCGCCTCATCCAAGGTCATCCGTCCACCGCCCGACGGAGACGGGCGGCCCATTCCGGGGCCCCCCTCGTTGTCGCCTTCATGCCGGCGCTCCCAATCCCCCAACCCCTCCGCCTCCGCCAGCGACGCCTTGTCACCCCTCAGGAAGCGGGCAATGGCGGCCTCCGACTGCGCCGCCGCATCCTCGGGCGAGGCCTCCGCGTCCAGGAAGTCCTCGTCGCCGTCCTCTTCGTCCGCTGAAGCCATGCGCGGAGACGGGCTCCGGCCGGGCGAGCGGGTGGCCCCGCCGGAGAACAGCTGGTCCCCGAAGCCGAGGATTTCCGTCTCCCGCGCCATCAGCGGGGCGACGTACATCTCCT contains these protein-coding regions:
- the rbfA gene encoding 30S ribosome-binding factor RbfA, which translates into the protein MTTHSRPERVGQEIQAAIGDLLARGMLRDPRIGYITITGVKVSPDLRVAKVFYSMIGTEQERADTQKGLEAAKGFVRREVTSTVNLRVSPEIFFSFDESVGEGDKIDRLLREVRNKEGW
- a CDS encoding DUF503 domain-containing protein produces the protein MFVGVARLTLQIPDSGSLKSKRQVLRRVTDRVKARFNVAMAEVDDQDLWQKAALALAVVGNDRRHVDEQLEKVIHFIEEMYVAPLMARETEILGFGDQLFSGGATRSPGRSPSPRMASADEEDGDEDFLDAEASPEDAAAQSEAAIARFLRGDKASLAEAEGLGDWERRHEGDNEGGPGMGRPSPSGGGRMTLDEARARARTLRNPRDWEKK